The following proteins are co-located in the Leishmania major strain Friedlin complete genome, chromosome 30 genome:
- a CDS encoding putative serine/threonine phosphatase codes for MVLPWKKSLSVLLSAALIIAAFAVALSAEARRLVAVGDLHGDYEQTVSVLRLTRLIDKRNHWIGEDALLVQLGDILDVGPDDILIVRLLMRLQQEAHAKGGDVIELLGNHELRNFRGDYKAVDKASLAASGGQKGRDVLLSNATDLGRYLRTRKAVFHYGPFLFMHGGFSTATAGMITSLSKVEQFNSELTKALLNGTISPLARNGLDLTEDDVDDVANPILVRSILTVKCNALSKVLDKKFPGIQSVVVGHVPHDPRDFDGWRLCGGRLIDIDFGMSRWKKGDPGHVAALEIEEATWHVQLIETSTASSLVSGTNAPFPDSVAAYYLVSFSVLIVVGVVGVLLAVYCLPLCYAAACEPLLEAGTNQYGTV; via the coding sequence ATGGTATTGCCGTGGAAGAAATCGCTGtctgtgctgctgtcggcAGCACTCATCATCGCCGCCTTTGCGGTCGCGCTGAGTGCTGAGGCGCGCCGCCTTGTCGCCGTTGGGGACCTGCACGGCGACTACGAGCAGACCGTCTCTGTCTTGCGTCTTACGCGTCTCATTGACAAACGCAATCACTGGATCGGTGAGGATGCGCTCCTGGTCCAGCTGGGCGACATTCTTGATGTTGGCCCCGACGATATTCTGATTGTGCGCCTGCTGATgaggctgcagcaggaggcaCACGCCAAAGGGGGCGATGTGATTGAGTTGTTGGGCAACCACGAGCTGCGCAACTTCCGAGGGGACTACAAGGCGGTGGACAAGGCGAGCCTTGCCGCGAGTGGTGGACAGAAAGGCCGCGACGTGCTTCTGTCCAACGCGACAGACCTTGGCCGATACCTGCGAACTCGCAAGGCAGTCTTTCACTACGGCCCGTTTCTCTTCATGCACGGAGGTTTCTCTACGGCGACGGCCGGCATGATCACGAGCCTCAGCAAGGTCGAGCAGTTCAATTCAGAGCTCACTAAGGCGCTGCTGAACGGCACCATCTCACCTCTGGCGCGAAACGGACTGGATCTGACTGAGGACGATGTGGACGACGTCGCCAACCCTATTCTCGTGCGCAGCATCTTGACTGTCAAGTGCAACGCACTGAGCAAGGTACTCGACAAAAAGTTCCCGGGCATCCAGTCTGTCGTCGTGGGCCACGTCCCACATGACCCACGCGACTTCGACGGCTGGCGGCTCTGCGGGGGCCGGCTTATTGACATCGACTTCGGCATGTCGCGCTGGAAGAAGGGAGACCCAGGACatgtggcggcgctggagatCGAGGAAGCGACTTGGCATGTGCAGCTTATCGAGACGTCCACCGCATCCAGCTTGGTCTCGGGTACGAACGCACCCTTCCCAGATTCCGTGGCGGCCTATTACCTAGTGAGTTTCTCCGTGCTCATTGTAGTGGGCGTTGTCGGCGTCTTGCTTGCGGTGTACTGTTTGCCGTTGTGCTACGCCGCGGCATGTGAGCCGCTACTTGAAGCGGGCACGAATCAGTACGGCACGGTGTAG
- a CDS encoding UV excision repair RAD23-like protein has protein sequence MKVILKTITGKQHEVDVEATSTILDVKRLLEDEYEPASLRLCFNGAVLEDSMMLADAGVKDNDSLVLAGRKRKIPKPPAPQTAETPTTEAAPESSAPASSTPPPAMSAPALTTTSPATSAAPVDPPAPAVPTAAAAPVTSTTPAGPAVPAAPAASTTNTYGVAPNLIDEVASMGFEDRSQIALALRAAFMNVERAVEYLFEGIPSHLVEELAPFSAPAAPAAAPGASNPSASSATAVAPASASPAPAATPSSAESEMRAALSRIPQFDEIRILYNQNTDTLPVVMQQIALRHPAVYEQIERDPEVFLSIMSESGQPGTASAPAGSAAPSTAQAVAGDAEESSFMNQLQSGLELTAEDRTAVQQLVELGGGMWDEQSAALVYLATQRNQEVAASVLFEHGGVPAELLAEIATQMVDEEAEDYEDEQ, from the coding sequence aTGAAAGTCATTCTCAAAACAATTACTGGAAAACAGCACGAGGTGGATGTGGAGGCGACCTCGACCATCCTCGATGTGAAGAggctgctggaggacgagTACGAGCCAGCGTCGTTGCGGCTGTGCTTCAATGGCGCTGTGCTGGAGGACAGCATGATGCTGGCGGATGCTGGAGTCAAAGACAATGATTCGCTTGTGCTCGCCGGGCGCAAGCGAAAGATCCCGaagccgccagcaccgcaaACGGCGGAGACACCaacgacggaggcggcaccTGAGAGTAGCGCACCTGCATCTTctacgccaccgccggcgatGTCCGCGCCTGCTTTGACCACAACGTCccccgccacctccgctgcccCCGTTGACCCACCAGCTCCCGCTGTTCCtactgccgctgcagctcctgtcACTTCTACGACCCCAGCAGGCCCTGCTGttcctgctgcgcctgctgcctcCACAACGAACACGTATGGCGTGGCCCCCAACCTGATCGACGAGGTGGCGTCGATGGGCTTCGAGGACCGAAGTCAAATTGCTTTGGCGTTGCGCGCCGCTTTCATGAACGTCGAGCGCGCCGTGGAGTACCTCTTCGAAGGCATCCCTTCTCACCTTGTGGAGGAGCTCGCGCCCTTCAGTGCTCCTGCCGCACCCGCGGCGGCCCCGGGAGCATCGAATCCGTCCGCGTCTTCTGCAACCGCGGTCGCACCGGCGTCGGCCTCTCCGGCACCCGCAGCCACGCCATCCAGCGCCGAGTCGGAGatgcgcgccgccctctcgcGCATCCCGCAGTTCGACGAAATCCGTATCCTGTACAACCAAAACACGGACACGCTGCCAGTGGTGATGCAGCAGATCGCGCTGCGTCACCCGGCTGTATACGAGCAGATTGAGCGCGATCCGGAGGTGTTCCTGTCTATCATGAGTGAGTCAGGGCAGCCGGGGACTGCGAGCGCTCCGGCCGGgtccgctgcgccgtcgacggCACAGGCTGTCGCGGGTGACGCGGAAGAAAGCAGCTTCATGAATCAGCTGCAGAGCGGGCTTGAGTTGACTGCTGAGGATcgcacggcggtgcagcagctcgtcgagTTAGGTGGTGGTATGTGGGACGAACAGAGCGCTGCGCTAGTCTACCTTGCTACCCAGCGCAATCaagaggtggcggcgagtGTCTTGTTCGAGCACGGCGGTGTTCCAGCAGAGTTGCTGGCGGAGATTGCCACCCAAATggtcgacgaggaggcggaggactACGAGGATGAGCAGTga